The DNA segment GGGTAAAACTGGATGGCTTTTCCTGGGCACGCTACGGCCAGTTGCAGGCCCGGGTGGAGCGGGTCGCCAGTGCGGTGCAACAGGAACGGATTCTTGTGCAACTTTCGCTGCAGGGAAAGGTACCGCCGCAGTTACCACTGTTACACGATCTGCCCGCCAGGGTTGAAATCGCCACAGGCACGAAAACCCCCTACCAGTTGCTGTTGCAGCGGGTGGGGGACGCCCTTAGCGGGAGACCTCAGAATAGTCAGGCCACAGCGGAGACACCGCCGTGAATCGGCACACCCGCTGGCTTGTGCCTGAAGTGATCCAGACTTCCAATATGGACTGTGGCCCCGCTTCCCTTAAATGCCTGTTGGAGGGTTTCGGAGTCCGCGTTCACTACGGCCATCTGCGCGATGCCTGCCAGACTGATGTGGACGGTACCTCCATCAATACCCTGGAGCGGGTTGCTGTTGAACTGGGTTTGGATGCCGTACAGATGGTGGTGCCCAAGGATCACCTGCTGTTGAATGCCCCCGGCTATTTACCGGGAATGGTGGTGGTGCGCCTGCCAAACGGCAATACCCATTTTGTGGTGGCCTGGCGTAACCATGGGGGCATTGTGCAACTGATGGACCCCGCCAGCGGCAGGCGCTGGCCCAGCGCGCGCCGTTTTCTCGACGAACTGCATGTCCACACTTTTAGCCTGTCCCCCAAGGATTGGCGCAACTGGGCTGGTGGTGCCGATTTTATTGATCCGCTGTGCGAACGTATGCAGCGGCTCAAGGTTGCCGGGCCGGACAGGGCGACGTTATGTCGCCGATCCCTGGAGTCGGGTGAATGGCTCACCCTGGCGTTTCTCGATGCAGCAGTACGCATGTTGACCGCACTGGTGTCGGCAGGTGCCCTGCGACCTGGTGGGGAAACCAATGGCATGCTGCAGAAGCTGGTCGAGGAATTCAACGCAGATACCACTGGCGCCTACACCCTGGTGCCAGAGCAGTACTGGTGTGTGCGCCCCTGTCGCCCAGCGGGCAGTGCGGCGGGTGAAAGCCTGCAGATGTGCCCGGAACAAGTGGAATTCAGCGGTGCTGTGATCCTGCGAGTGAGGGGCGTGCGCAAAACAGATGCAGCCAAGCCGCACACCGGATCCCTGGCCAGGGCGCTGCAAGTCGCGCCGGTGCGTCCCCTGCCGCAGCTGTGGAATCTACTTCGGGAGGACGGCCTGTTCGCGCCGGCAATTATTGCGCTGGCGATGCTCGGCGCGGTATTCGGCCTGATGACCGAGGCTCTGCTGTTTCGCGGCCTTATCGATATCCACAGCGAACTGGCAACCGGCATGCAGCGTATGGGAGGCGTGGCTCTGCTGCTGGGGTTTTTACTCACCGTCATGGTATTGCAGTTTCCGGTCGCCAAACTGCAGCGGGTACTGGGGCGGCACCTGGAAACCCGCTTTCGCAAGCGCTTTCTCTCCGCACTGCCGCAGATACCGGAGCACTTTTTTCACAGTCGTCCCACCTCAGACACCGCCGAGCGCAGCCACCGCATTGCCGCACTCAGGGAACTGCCGGTGCTGGGGGGCGGTATCCTCTTCAATGCCTTTATGCTGCTGGCGACGGCCGCAGGCATTATCTGGCTCGTGCCCTCAGCTGCACCGCTGGTACTACTGATGGCGGTAATACAGGTGGCGATTCCACTGTTGTTTCAGCCGGTGCTCAATGATCACAATATGAGAGTGCAGACCCATACCGGTGCCCTGGCCAGGTTCTATATGGATGCATTGCTGGGCATTGTGCCGATACGTACCCATGGCGCTGGGGAATCGGTGCGAAGGGAACATGAAGCCTTGCTTTCCGAGTGGATCAGGGCCAGTTATACCCTCCTGCGCTTTCAGCTCAACAGTCAGGCCCTGCAACTGGTTGTGAACTGCGCACTCGCCGCCACTCTGGTTATTTACTGTATCCACAGCCGCGGGGCGGACCCCGATCTACTGCTGTTAATATACTGGGTGCTGGCGCTGCCACCATTGGGCGAGGATATCGCCGTGCGAATCCGCGAGTACCCGCGCCAGCGCACCACCTTGCTGAGGGCGCTCGAACCACTGCAGGCGGCTGAGGACCAGAGTGGTTCGGATACCACAGACAAGGTCGCCGCTTTTAACCCGAAGCGCCCCGCGCATTTTCACTTCGAGGATGTTCGAGTCAATGCCAGCGGCAGAGCCATTCTCGACGGCATCAATCTGGAAATAGGCCCAGGCGAACATGTCGCTGTTGTGGGTGCATCCGGTGCGGGTAAATCCAGCCTGGCAGGGCTGCTTTTGGGCTGGCACAAGCCAGCCAGGGGGCGTGTACTGTTAAACGGTGCCGAGCTGCAAGGGGAACTGCTGGCCCGTTTCCGTTTGCACTGTGCCTGGGTAGATCCCGCTATTCAACTGTGGAACAACAGCCTGCTTGACAACCTGCACTACGGCAACGCCGCCGACGCACCACTGTATCCGATTCTTGAGCAGGCGGACTTGCTCAAGCTGCTGGCATCGCTGCCAGACGGCTTGCAAAGTGCCCTGGGAGAGAGTGGTGCCCTGGTCAGTGGCGGGGAGGGGCAGCGCGTGCGTCTCGGCCGTGCCCTGGGTCGCGAAGCACCCTGCTGTGCCATTCTGGATGAGCCCTTTCGCGGACTGGACCGCGACCAGCGCCAGCGCTTGCTCGGGCGTGTGCGCCATACCTGGCAGGACGTCACGTTGCTTTGCATAACCCACGATATTGCCGAAACACAGCATTTTGATCGCGTGCTGGTGGTGGAGGATGGTCGCATAGTGGAAGATGGCGCACCGGCGGCGTTGTGCAAACGCAGGGGTACGCGCTATGCCCAATTGTTGCTGGCGGAGCAAAACCTGTGGCAGGACTGCTGGAAAAGTAGCGACTGGCGTCACTTGCGCATGCAGGGTGGACGCGTCTCGGAATTGTCGCCTCAGGCTGAAGCCGATCCCCCCCGAACGGCGAATGCGCCTGTGGAGAGCGTCTGTGAGCGCTGAATCTGTGGATAACAGTCTGCGCGACCTGTGCTGGCCCATTGCGCAACTGGATACGGCCCTGCACACCCTGGCCCGGCACTGTGGGTTGTGCCCCGATGCACCCAGCTGCAGTGCCATCGCACAGGGAGTGGAGAATATCGATACTCGGCTTCAGCTGGGTGCTGAGGCCCTGGACTTGCAGATAGAGAAAGTCGGCTGCAGTTACGGTGAGCTGGAACAGATGCTGGCGCGTGCCGCGCCGGCAATGATTCAACTGCGCTTTGGGGAAAGGGCGTATTTTATCGTCCTGTGCGGCGGCAATCGCCGCCGCCTGCACCTGCTCACCCCCACTCTGAAAGTGCAAAAAGTGTGTCCGCGGCGGGTGGTGATCCAGCTCACCCGTGTGCAGGCAGCGCCCCAGCGCCAGCGCATCAACCACCTGCTCGACAGTGCCGGCATTGGCGGCCGGCGCCGCAGCAGGGCCGCCGGCGCCCTGCTGCGGGAAAGCCTGGCAGGATTGCATTTTGAGCAGTGTTGGATGCTACGCCAGCCCGCGCACCGGCCATTCTGGCAGCAACTGCGTCAGTGTGGCCAGGATCGGCGTTTTTTCGCGATGCTTGTTTTTCATGCACTGCAAATGGTGTTGTTTTTGGCCAGTTGGTGGGTGATTGGCCGCGCTTTACTGGGTGGCTATATCGACACCGGCTGGCTTGTGGCCTGGGTGCTGCTGCTGGTTTCGCAGATCCCCCTGTCGCTGCTCACCGCGCAACTGCAGGGATTGGTATCGGTGAAAACCGGCGCGCTGCTGAAACAGCGCCTGCTCGCCAGCGCTCTGCGTATCGAGACAGGCAGGGTGCGGCATATGGGCTCGGGCCAGGTACTCGGGCGGGTTTACGACGCGGAAAGCCTTGAGGCCAGCGCCCTCCAGGGCGGTTTCTCGCTGCTGCTGGGCCTGGTGGAATTCGCGATGGCCTGTATTGTACTCGCCCTGGGGGCTGGTGGACCCCTGCACCTGTTGGTGTTGCTACCGTTTTTATTGGTGGCCTTTTTACTCGGTCGGGCCCTGTACCAGCGCCGTTGCCGCTGGACTGCCCGACGCCTGGCCATGACCCACCGCCTGATAGAAAAAATGCTCGGGCACCGCACCCGCCTTGCGCAGCAGCGGCCCGCCGACTGGCATCGTGGAGAGGACCGCGAGTTGAGTGACTACCTGCAGAGCTCTGCGGAGATGGACGGCACGATGGTGCATCTGGCAGCGCTTTTGCCGCGTATCTGGCTTCTGCTGGGGGTGGTCGGGCTGGTGCCTGTGTTTATCTCCAGCAACCCCGACAGTGCGCAACTCGCTGTGGCCCTGGGCGGCGTGCTGCTCGGTTATCGCGCAGTGCTCAAGTGTCTGCATGGTTTTACCGGTGCCCTGAGTGCCCTGGTGGCCTGGGAAAAAGTACGGGAACTCTTTGCCCTGGAGGCACCGCTCAAGCGCGCCTCACCCGGTGCGGAGCATGTCGCAGCCAGCAGCACGGCCTGTGCGGCTGCAACCCAACCTCTGTGCTATCTCCGTGATCTGAATTTCAGTTACCCCAAAAAAGAAAAGCCGGTGCTGACGGAGTGCAGCCTGGTCATTTATCCCGGCGACCGCCTGCTGTTGCAGGGTGCCTCCGGTTCGGGAAAATCCACCCTTGCCAATGTGATTACCGGCCTGCAGAAACCGGATGAGGGCCTGTTGCTCTTAAATGGGTATGATGGCGCCAGTCTTGCCCCCGGTCAGTGGCAGCGGCTGGTGGCCTCCGCCCCTCAATTCCATGAAAATCATGTACTTGGCGATTCTTTCCTGTTCAACTTGCTGATGGGCGACGAGTGGCCGCCGCGGCAGCAAAGCCTGCGCAAAGCTTATGCTATTTGCGACGAACTCGGCCTTACCCCACTACTGCAGAAAATGCCCGCGGGAATGCTGCAGACGGTGGGCGAGATGGGCTGGCGGTTGTCACACGGGGAGATGAGCCGGTTGTTTATTGCCCGTACTCTTTTGCAAAATGCGGAAATGGTCGTGCTGGACGAAAGTTTTGCCGCCCTGGATCCTGAAAATTTGCGCCGGGCTATGGCCTGTGTACAAAAGTACGCAACTACATTGATTGTGATTGCGCACCCATAGTAGTCAGTGAATGCCAGTGTGCTTTTTTGTAGTCAGGAAAGCCAGCAGGGTTCTGATTCATCAAGGGGATCTTTAATTTGGCCTCTCTTAAGGGAAGTTTGACTGCGGCATCTCAATTTTTCTAAGAGAGCCCGCATGCTGCGGGCTCTCTTACTGTCAGGTCTTCAGTTTCTTATAGTGCATGCGATGCGGCGTGGCATCTTCGCCTTTGCGCTGCACGAAGTCCTCGTGGTATTCGGTGTAGTTACCTTCAAAAAAGATGGCCTCGCTCTCGCCCTCGTAAGCGAGGATATGGGTGGCGACACGGTCCAGGAACCAGCGGTCGTGGGAGATCACCAGGGCGCAGCCGGGGAAAGTGAGCAGGGCTTCTTCCAGAGCCCGCAGGGTTTCGATATCCAGGTCATTGGAGGGTTCATCGAGCAACAGTACGTTGGCGCCCTGTTTGAGGGTATAGGCCAGGTGCAGGCGCCCGCGCTCTCCACCGGACAATTCGCCCACCCGTTTTTGCTGATCGCTGCCTTTGAAATTGAAGCGGCCCACGTAGTTGCGCGACCCCACTTCGTAGTGGTTGATCTTGAGCATATCGTGGCCATCGGAGATGGCCTCCCACACGGTTTTGCTGTTGTCCAGGCTTTCGCGGCCCTGTTCCACATAGGCGACCTTGACGGTTTCACCGATGCGGATTGTTCCGGCGTCCGGTTGCTCTGAGCCACTGATCATACGCAACAGGGTGGACTTGCCGGCACCGTTGCCGCCGACAATTCCAACAATGGCGCCATTGGGAATACA comes from the Microbulbifer sp. MI-G genome and includes:
- a CDS encoding ATP-binding cassette domain-containing protein, whose product is MSAESVDNSLRDLCWPIAQLDTALHTLARHCGLCPDAPSCSAIAQGVENIDTRLQLGAEALDLQIEKVGCSYGELEQMLARAAPAMIQLRFGERAYFIVLCGGNRRRLHLLTPTLKVQKVCPRRVVIQLTRVQAAPQRQRINHLLDSAGIGGRRRSRAAGALLRESLAGLHFEQCWMLRQPAHRPFWQQLRQCGQDRRFFAMLVFHALQMVLFLASWWVIGRALLGGYIDTGWLVAWVLLLVSQIPLSLLTAQLQGLVSVKTGALLKQRLLASALRIETGRVRHMGSGQVLGRVYDAESLEASALQGGFSLLLGLVEFAMACIVLALGAGGPLHLLVLLPFLLVAFLLGRALYQRRCRWTARRLAMTHRLIEKMLGHRTRLAQQRPADWHRGEDRELSDYLQSSAEMDGTMVHLAALLPRIWLLLGVVGLVPVFISSNPDSAQLAVALGGVLLGYRAVLKCLHGFTGALSALVAWEKVRELFALEAPLKRASPGAEHVAASSTACAAATQPLCYLRDLNFSYPKKEKPVLTECSLVIYPGDRLLLQGASGSGKSTLANVITGLQKPDEGLLLLNGYDGASLAPGQWQRLVASAPQFHENHVLGDSFLFNLLMGDEWPPRQQSLRKAYAICDELGLTPLLQKMPAGMLQTVGEMGWRLSHGEMSRLFIARTLLQNAEMVVLDESFAALDPENLRRAMACVQKYATTLIVIAHP
- a CDS encoding ATP-binding cassette domain-containing protein, coding for MNRHTRWLVPEVIQTSNMDCGPASLKCLLEGFGVRVHYGHLRDACQTDVDGTSINTLERVAVELGLDAVQMVVPKDHLLLNAPGYLPGMVVVRLPNGNTHFVVAWRNHGGIVQLMDPASGRRWPSARRFLDELHVHTFSLSPKDWRNWAGGADFIDPLCERMQRLKVAGPDRATLCRRSLESGEWLTLAFLDAAVRMLTALVSAGALRPGGETNGMLQKLVEEFNADTTGAYTLVPEQYWCVRPCRPAGSAAGESLQMCPEQVEFSGAVILRVRGVRKTDAAKPHTGSLARALQVAPVRPLPQLWNLLREDGLFAPAIIALAMLGAVFGLMTEALLFRGLIDIHSELATGMQRMGGVALLLGFLLTVMVLQFPVAKLQRVLGRHLETRFRKRFLSALPQIPEHFFHSRPTSDTAERSHRIAALRELPVLGGGILFNAFMLLATAAGIIWLVPSAAPLVLLMAVIQVAIPLLFQPVLNDHNMRVQTHTGALARFYMDALLGIVPIRTHGAGESVRREHEALLSEWIRASYTLLRFQLNSQALQLVVNCALAATLVIYCIHSRGADPDLLLLIYWVLALPPLGEDIAVRIREYPRQRTTLLRALEPLQAAEDQSGSDTTDKVAAFNPKRPAHFHFEDVRVNASGRAILDGINLEIGPGEHVAVVGASGAGKSSLAGLLLGWHKPARGRVLLNGAELQGELLARFRLHCAWVDPAIQLWNNSLLDNLHYGNAADAPLYPILEQADLLKLLASLPDGLQSALGESGALVSGGEGQRVRLGRALGREAPCCAILDEPFRGLDRDQRQRLLGRVRHTWQDVTLLCITHDIAETQHFDRVLVVEDGRIVEDGAPAALCKRRGTRYAQLLLAEQNLWQDCWKSSDWRHLRMQGGRVSELSPQAEADPPRTANAPVESVCER